A genomic window from Halorubrum lacusprofundi ATCC 49239 includes:
- a CDS encoding TrkH family potassium uptake protein, with the protein MPTNTRIRVGWQASVGLTGDVLAALPVPLAFPLLIAIYYGESPLPFLAAIAVSLALGAAFRRVQDPSVDLGPREAFLAVALIWFLVAAIGAIPFVVAGVGTVAHPVNAMFESMSGLTTTGATVLEEFSIHSRSVMMWRQVIQWLGGLGILILATAVLSEVGVGGAQLMETESQTQDVNKLTPKISQTAQLIWGIYFGLTGLAVVVYFLLGLAFDPQMDLYNAVAHAFTSVATAGFSPEPLSVGAFHPIIQWAVVPFMVIGSTSFVLIYFAINGEPMRLLRNEEFHFYLGVMGTLATIVAVGLFLDPGTNFGAEGTIRHAVFNVTSIVTTTGYASTDYVLWAPAAKHMLFMGMFIGGMVGSTTCSIKSLRWLVALKSFRRNLYTAIHPEAVRPVRISGKSIDEGAIRDIYAYLLLSLIIFFLLAVFIVVDAERANLRVDEFEALGAAATTFLNIGPAFGDAGPYGTFASFPMSTRAVMIVLMWIGRIEIIPVLVLFTKAFWTS; encoded by the coding sequence ATGCCCACGAACACGAGGATCCGGGTCGGCTGGCAGGCGAGCGTTGGACTCACCGGCGACGTCCTCGCAGCCCTTCCCGTCCCCCTGGCGTTCCCGCTGCTGATCGCGATCTACTACGGCGAGTCGCCGCTGCCGTTCCTCGCGGCGATCGCGGTCTCGCTCGCGCTCGGGGCGGCGTTCCGGCGGGTGCAGGACCCGTCGGTGGACCTCGGGCCGCGTGAGGCGTTCCTCGCGGTGGCGCTGATCTGGTTCCTCGTCGCCGCAATCGGTGCGATCCCGTTCGTGGTCGCTGGCGTCGGGACGGTTGCACACCCGGTGAATGCCATGTTCGAGTCGATGAGCGGGCTCACCACCACCGGGGCGACCGTGCTGGAGGAGTTCTCGATCCACTCCCGGTCCGTCATGATGTGGCGGCAGGTGATCCAGTGGCTCGGGGGGCTCGGTATTCTCATTCTCGCGACCGCGGTGCTCTCCGAAGTCGGCGTCGGTGGGGCACAGCTCATGGAGACCGAGTCGCAGACGCAGGACGTCAACAAGCTCACGCCGAAGATCTCGCAGACGGCGCAGCTCATCTGGGGAATCTACTTCGGGCTCACGGGGCTCGCGGTCGTCGTCTACTTCCTGCTCGGGCTCGCGTTCGACCCGCAGATGGACCTGTACAACGCGGTGGCACACGCGTTCACGTCGGTCGCGACCGCCGGGTTCTCACCGGAGCCGCTGAGCGTCGGCGCGTTCCATCCGATCATTCAGTGGGCGGTCGTCCCGTTCATGGTGATCGGCTCGACCAGCTTCGTCCTCATCTACTTCGCCATCAACGGGGAGCCGATGCGACTCCTCCGGAACGAGGAGTTCCACTTCTACCTCGGCGTGATGGGGACGCTCGCGACGATCGTCGCCGTCGGCCTCTTCCTCGATCCGGGTACCAACTTCGGCGCCGAGGGGACGATACGCCACGCCGTGTTCAACGTCACGTCGATCGTGACGACCACGGGGTACGCAAGCACCGACTACGTGTTGTGGGCGCCCGCGGCGAAGCACATGCTGTTCATGGGGATGTTCATCGGCGGGATGGTGGGATCGACCACCTGCTCGATCAAGTCGCTCCGGTGGCTGGTCGCGCTGAAGTCGTTCCGGCGGAACCTCTACACCGCGATCCATCCGGAAGCGGTGCGCCCGGTCCGGATCTCGGGGAAATCGATCGACGAGGGCGCGATCCGAGACATCTACGCGTATCTCCTCCTGTCGCTCATCATCTTCTTCCTGCTCGCCGTGTTCATCGTCGTCGACGCCGAGCGAGCGAACCTCCGGGTGGACGAGTTCGAAGCGCTCGGGGCGGCGGCGACGACGTTCCTCAACATCGGTCCCGCCTTCGGCGACGCGGGCCCCTACGGGACGTTCGCGAGTTTCCCGATGAGCACCCGAGCCGTGATGATCGTCTTAATGTGGATCGGCCGGATCGAGATCATCCCGGTGCTCGTGCTGTTCACGAAGGCGTTCTGGACGTCGTGA
- a CDS encoding 4-phosphopantoate--beta-alanine ligase, with product MTETEIPEDHPRYASLLTRHRIEAGVEKGITSKQGLIAQGRGEAFDYLLGERTLPSADAAERAAAATLLRANHPVLSVNGNVAALAPGETVELAEAVGADIEVNLFNHTDERVRRIADHLREHGADDVKGLAADGDIPGLDHARGTVDADGIEAADVVVVPLEDGDRAEALDAMGKTEIVIDLNPGSRSPRTADIPIIDNLIRAVPNVTAHARDLADASSAARRDAIDSFAADAALADAEATIREGAFATPDDEIPGEETPGDTPPR from the coding sequence ATGACGGAGACGGAGATCCCCGAGGACCACCCGCGCTACGCGTCCCTCCTGACGCGCCACCGGATCGAGGCGGGCGTCGAGAAGGGGATCACTTCGAAGCAGGGGCTCATCGCGCAGGGGCGCGGCGAGGCGTTCGACTACCTCCTCGGCGAGCGGACGCTTCCGAGCGCGGACGCCGCCGAGCGCGCCGCGGCGGCGACGCTCCTCAGAGCCAACCACCCGGTGCTCTCGGTGAACGGTAACGTCGCGGCGCTCGCGCCCGGGGAGACGGTCGAACTCGCCGAGGCGGTCGGCGCCGACATCGAGGTGAACCTCTTCAATCACACCGACGAGCGCGTTCGCCGGATCGCCGACCACCTCCGTGAGCACGGCGCCGACGACGTGAAGGGGCTGGCCGCCGACGGCGATATTCCGGGGCTGGACCACGCCCGCGGCACCGTCGACGCCGACGGGATCGAGGCGGCCGACGTGGTCGTCGTCCCGCTGGAGGACGGCGATCGAGCCGAGGCGCTCGACGCGATGGGAAAAACGGAGATCGTGATCGACCTGAATCCGGGGAGTCGGTCGCCGCGAACGGCCGACATCCCGATCATCGACAACCTGATCCGAGCGGTGCCGAACGTCACGGCCCACGCGAGGGATCTTGCCGACGCGTCCTCAGCGGCGCGTCGCGACGCGATCGACTCGTTCGCCGCCGATGCGGCGCTCGCTGACGCGGAAGCTACCATCCGCGAGGGGGCCTTCGCAACACCGGATGACGAGATTCCGGGCGAAGAGACCCCGGGAGACACGCCCCCTCGCTGA
- a CDS encoding YhbY family RNA-binding protein: protein MSDQQLRKEAHDLDVTVWVGKHGIDSVIDETADQLADAKLVKVKFLRAARGGTTTDELAAELADAVNADLIETRGNTAVLH, encoded by the coding sequence ATGAGCGACCAACAGCTTCGCAAGGAGGCGCACGACCTCGACGTCACCGTCTGGGTCGGGAAACACGGCATCGACTCGGTCATCGACGAAACGGCCGACCAGCTCGCCGACGCCAAGCTCGTGAAGGTGAAGTTCCTCCGAGCGGCCCGGGGCGGAACCACGACCGACGAGCTCGCCGCGGAACTCGCCGACGCCGTCAATGCCGACCTGATCGAAACGCGCGGAAACACGGCGGTGCTGCACTGA
- a CDS encoding IS5-like element ISHla3 family transposase gives MEVDLLDFVEQCRRLVKQALGKHAGEPASGGFARWKHVVLHCLRLEDGHSYRETPNRLKYMAEIRDALGLDPDDLPDYSTIYKSFDRLKMWVWRALLRVSAQQHPQSEHAALDSTFFDRRRASSYFRQRAGRTIQTLKVTTLTDVESLAVLDVHIAARWKHDTKTGPQVVRRNADDLQSVAADNGFQDWHTEYEIAAHDIDYLVHYRGSSANAAAKNALNRAKGYSQRWMAETSYSTTKRSLGDAVRALGWYRQFREIVLMFAITNIEPLCEPL, from the coding sequence ATGGAAGTCGATCTCCTCGACTTCGTTGAGCAGTGTCGTCGCCTAGTCAAACAAGCGTTGGGAAAGCACGCGGGCGAGCCCGCCAGCGGCGGGTTCGCCCGCTGGAAACACGTTGTGCTACACTGTCTTCGGCTCGAAGACGGCCACAGCTACCGAGAAACGCCGAATCGGCTGAAGTATATGGCCGAGATTCGTGACGCACTCGGCTTAGATCCAGACGATCTCCCAGACTACAGCACGATCTACAAGTCGTTTGATCGGCTGAAAATGTGGGTATGGCGGGCGCTGCTGCGCGTTTCCGCGCAGCAGCACCCGCAGTCCGAACACGCTGCGCTCGACAGCACGTTCTTCGACCGGCGACGTGCGTCATCGTACTTTCGTCAGCGGGCAGGACGAACGATACAGACGCTAAAAGTGACGACATTGACTGATGTGGAATCGCTGGCTGTTCTTGACGTGCACATTGCAGCTCGGTGGAAGCACGACACGAAGACGGGACCGCAGGTCGTCCGCCGAAACGCGGACGACCTGCAGTCGGTTGCCGCCGACAACGGCTTCCAAGACTGGCACACCGAGTACGAGATCGCCGCACACGACATCGATTACCTCGTTCATTATCGCGGCTCGTCAGCGAACGCAGCCGCGAAAAACGCTCTCAACCGGGCAAAAGGTTACTCTCAGCGGTGGATGGCCGAAACATCGTATTCGACAACGAAGCGCTCGCTCGGCGACGCCGTGCGAGCGCTGGGCTGGTATCGACAGTTCCGTGAAATCGTCTTGATGTTCGCCATCACCAACATAGAACCACTGTGTGAACCGCTGTAA
- the trkA gene encoding Trk system potassium transporter TrkA, with amino-acid sequence MHVVIIGAGEVGTSIAASLASDHEVVVIDVDPDRADQLKYELDVLTIAGDGTASEIQTAANVGRADMVIACTDNDQTNLVACGTAKTLGDGFTIARVKSTDFLRTWEGSEGAFGVDFMVCTDLLTAENIVRVIGLPAAIDVDPFASGLVQMAEFEIDEESPVAGQTVLEADRFESLTFVGLFRDGEMTIPRGDTGIEAGDRAVVIGSPESVQAFATDVAPDTTPGRADEIVVVGGTEIGYQTARLLEERDFKPRLIERETDRARWLAENLPNTVVMEHDATDTEFLSREHVDDADILVTALQSDEKNLLVSVLAKRLGVDRVIAVVDSPDYVTVFEEIGIDIAINPRTVTAEEITRFTYESVAENIAVLENDQAEVLELELTEGCGLTGRPISEIVADTDARFVIGAITRDHKLVTPRGDTVLQAGDHVILLVESDSVGAITSMA; translated from the coding sequence ATGCATGTGGTCATCATCGGGGCCGGCGAGGTCGGGACGAGCATCGCTGCGAGCCTCGCCTCGGACCACGAGGTCGTCGTCATCGATGTCGATCCGGACCGCGCGGACCAGCTCAAGTACGAGCTCGACGTGCTCACGATCGCCGGCGACGGGACCGCCTCGGAGATCCAGACCGCTGCCAATGTCGGCCGCGCGGACATGGTCATCGCCTGCACGGACAACGACCAGACGAACCTCGTCGCGTGCGGGACCGCGAAAACGCTCGGTGACGGGTTCACGATCGCCCGCGTGAAGAGCACGGACTTCCTCCGGACGTGGGAGGGGAGTGAGGGCGCCTTCGGTGTCGACTTCATGGTGTGTACCGATCTGTTGACTGCCGAGAACATCGTTCGGGTCATCGGTCTGCCGGCCGCGATCGACGTCGACCCCTTCGCCAGCGGGCTCGTCCAGATGGCCGAGTTCGAAATCGACGAAGAGAGTCCGGTTGCGGGACAGACGGTCTTGGAAGCCGATCGCTTCGAGTCGCTCACCTTCGTGGGACTGTTCCGCGACGGCGAGATGACGATCCCGCGCGGGGATACCGGTATCGAGGCCGGCGATCGCGCGGTGGTGATCGGGAGTCCGGAGAGCGTCCAAGCGTTCGCGACCGACGTCGCGCCCGATACGACCCCCGGTCGCGCCGACGAGATCGTCGTCGTCGGTGGGACCGAGATCGGGTATCAGACCGCCCGACTACTCGAAGAACGCGACTTCAAGCCGCGGCTGATAGAGCGGGAGACCGACCGCGCGCGGTGGCTCGCGGAGAATCTCCCGAATACGGTCGTGATGGAACACGACGCCACGGACACCGAGTTTCTCTCCCGCGAGCATGTCGACGACGCGGACATTCTCGTCACCGCGCTCCAGTCCGACGAGAAGAACCTGCTCGTCTCCGTGCTCGCCAAACGGCTCGGGGTCGACCGCGTTATCGCGGTCGTGGACAGCCCCGACTACGTCACCGTCTTCGAGGAGATCGGGATCGATATCGCGATCAACCCCCGCACCGTGACCGCCGAGGAGATCACGCGGTTCACCTACGAGAGCGTCGCCGAGAACATTGCCGTGCTCGAAAACGATCAGGCCGAGGTCCTCGAACTCGAACTCACGGAGGGGTGCGGGCTCACCGGCCGACCGATCTCGGAGATCGTCGCCGATACCGACGCGCGGTTCGTCATCGGCGCCATCACCCGCGATCACAAACTGGTCACCCCCCGCGGAGACACCGTGCTCCAAGCCGGTGACCACGTGATCCTGCTCGTGGAGTCCGACTCCGTGGGCGCGATCACGTCGATGGCGTGA
- a CDS encoding mechanosensitive ion channel family protein has product MGAHAGTLGTVAVAGTLEPFLGPLTGLVVDAAIFLVVVVATYVLYKAAIAPLVGRLFDRQGLDEHARRPLQKIVAFLVLFAGVTAAFGAAGYQGFLRSLATIAAAATLAIGFALQDVIKNFVAGVFIYTDRPFRIGDWIEWQGNSGVVEDISFRVTRVRTFDNELLTVPNHTLTSDVVKNPVAKKTLRLKFVFGIDYEDDVDKATEIIVEEAERSDAILDDPAPSVRLTELADSYVGLQSRIWIDDPSRADFVKARADYVKAVKERFDEEGISIPFPQRTVSGRNEWAEPSSFSAMAEAGVGGDS; this is encoded by the coding sequence ATGGGAGCCCACGCAGGGACGCTCGGAACCGTCGCAGTCGCGGGCACGCTGGAACCGTTCCTCGGCCCGCTGACCGGTCTCGTCGTCGACGCCGCGATCTTCCTCGTCGTCGTCGTCGCGACATACGTGCTTTATAAGGCGGCGATCGCACCGCTTGTCGGACGACTCTTCGACAGGCAGGGTCTCGACGAGCACGCGCGGCGCCCGCTCCAGAAGATCGTCGCGTTCCTCGTGTTGTTCGCGGGCGTCACGGCCGCGTTCGGCGCGGCGGGGTATCAGGGGTTCCTGCGCTCGCTGGCGACGATCGCCGCCGCGGCGACGCTCGCGATCGGCTTCGCGCTCCAGGACGTGATCAAGAACTTCGTCGCGGGCGTCTTTATTTATACGGACAGGCCGTTCCGCATCGGCGACTGGATCGAGTGGCAGGGGAACTCGGGGGTCGTGGAGGACATCTCCTTCCGAGTCACTCGCGTGCGCACGTTCGACAACGAACTGCTCACGGTGCCGAACCACACCCTGACGAGCGATGTGGTGAAAAACCCCGTCGCGAAGAAGACGCTGCGCCTGAAGTTCGTCTTTGGGATCGACTACGAGGACGACGTGGACAAAGCGACCGAGATCATCGTCGAGGAGGCCGAGCGCAGCGACGCGATCTTGGACGATCCCGCTCCCTCGGTGCGGCTGACCGAGCTTGCCGACTCGTACGTCGGGCTCCAGTCGCGGATCTGGATCGACGACCCCTCACGGGCCGACTTCGTGAAGGCGCGCGCTGACTACGTGAAGGCCGTTAAGGAGCGGTTCGACGAGGAAGGTATCTCGATCCCGTTCCCGCAGCGCACCGTCTCGGGGCGGAACGAGTGGGCTGAGCCCTCGTCGTTCAGTGCGATGGCGGAGGCCGGCGTCGGCGGAGACTCGTAG
- a CDS encoding SHOCT domain-containing protein produces the protein MVTGTWLAALLLDFGWWLPFMLFGYIVIVPVVAMLFDEDEERVEKVKRESPGQTEVEEGPEQVQDALDRLRTRYANGELTDTQFEQKLDRLLETETPEDAAEFVERSRRHRPDSERDIERER, from the coding sequence GTGGTGACGGGGACGTGGCTTGCGGCGCTGCTGCTCGACTTCGGCTGGTGGCTGCCGTTCATGCTGTTCGGCTACATCGTGATCGTGCCGGTAGTCGCGATGCTGTTCGACGAGGACGAGGAGCGGGTCGAGAAGGTCAAGCGCGAATCGCCCGGCCAGACCGAGGTCGAGGAAGGGCCTGAGCAGGTGCAGGACGCGCTCGATCGACTCCGAACTCGGTACGCGAACGGCGAGCTCACCGATACGCAGTTCGAGCAGAAGCTCGATCGGCTGTTAGAGACGGAGACGCCGGAAGACGCGGCGGAGTTCGTCGAACGGAGCCGCCGGCACAGACCGGACTCGGAGCGCGACATCGAGCGCGAGCGCTGA
- a CDS encoding universal stress protein, translating into MSSLDDGEATDLLGHVLLPIANEEDALSTARALEPYAPERVTALHVVEKGGGVPDKTPVEQSEELAAESYAAVRTVFPDAGDHTAYDRDVVSAILDAADEVGATAIAYRSRDGNRLMRFLSGDLSAKLVTNATVPVIALPRDDDGE; encoded by the coding sequence ATGAGTTCACTCGACGACGGCGAGGCTACCGACCTGCTCGGTCACGTCCTCCTCCCGATCGCCAACGAAGAGGACGCGCTGTCGACGGCGCGGGCGCTCGAACCGTACGCCCCGGAACGTGTAACGGCACTACACGTTGTCGAGAAGGGCGGCGGCGTCCCGGACAAGACGCCCGTCGAGCAGTCGGAGGAGCTGGCGGCGGAGTCGTACGCCGCGGTCCGGACCGTGTTTCCCGACGCCGGCGACCACACCGCGTACGATCGTGACGTGGTCAGCGCGATCCTCGACGCCGCCGACGAGGTCGGCGCGACCGCGATCGCCTACCGATCGCGGGACGGGAACCGCCTCATGCGGTTCCTCTCCGGCGATCTGTCGGCGAAGCTCGTGACGAACGCGACCGTCCCGGTGATCGCGCTGCCCCGAGACGACGACGGCGAGTGA
- a CDS encoding TrkH family potassium uptake protein gives MTRTIDPRAVFSYTGTIVKILSASMAVPLVVGLIYGEDALAFAVSMIIAVAIGAGMERLHDDPDLGPRDALAVVSLAWFAAAVVGAIPYIIAGYGTASALGHPMNALFESMSGFTTTGATVTTEISFEQHSHAVLMWRQLTQWLGGMGIIVLMVAILPQLAVNGAELMKSEAPGPGLQKLTPRIAQTARALWIIYAGFTAALIAILFGLGLTPLAPEMNLYNAIAHGFSTLPTGGFSPQAESIAAFSPVVQWVFVPFMVIAGVNFALFWFVLRDDPMRMYKNTEFRMYLGLVTGLTAVLAAGLFYGGAPATAIGGATEGVGENALRQGAFQIASLMNSTGFATADFAEWDTQTKFFLLFVMFIGGSAGSTGGGIKVIRWLIVAKALYRELYTTANPEVVRPVRLGGEVVDEDVIRGIFVFTLLYFLLFALSAVFIEIDTSRVAGVSLTGTQALAASLATIGNIGPGFGPLGPFGTYELLPNTTKLLMIGLMWIGRLEIVPVLALFVAGFDDR, from the coding sequence GTGACGCGGACGATCGACCCCCGGGCAGTGTTCAGCTACACCGGAACCATCGTCAAGATCCTCTCGGCGTCGATGGCCGTTCCGCTCGTCGTGGGGCTGATCTACGGCGAGGACGCGCTCGCGTTCGCCGTCTCGATGATCATCGCCGTCGCGATCGGCGCCGGGATGGAACGGCTTCACGACGACCCAGACCTCGGTCCCCGCGACGCGCTCGCGGTCGTCTCGCTCGCGTGGTTCGCGGCGGCGGTCGTCGGTGCGATCCCGTACATCATCGCGGGATACGGAACGGCCTCCGCGCTGGGTCACCCGATGAACGCGCTGTTCGAATCGATGAGCGGGTTCACGACGACGGGGGCGACCGTGACCACCGAGATCAGCTTCGAGCAGCACTCGCACGCGGTGTTGATGTGGCGTCAGCTCACGCAGTGGCTCGGCGGGATGGGGATCATCGTGCTGATGGTCGCGATCCTCCCGCAGTTGGCGGTCAACGGCGCCGAGCTGATGAAGTCGGAGGCCCCCGGCCCCGGGCTTCAGAAGCTCACCCCGCGGATCGCCCAGACCGCGCGGGCCCTCTGGATCATCTACGCCGGATTCACGGCGGCCCTCATCGCGATCCTGTTCGGCCTCGGGCTCACGCCGCTCGCGCCGGAGATGAACCTGTACAACGCGATCGCGCACGGCTTCTCGACGCTGCCGACTGGCGGGTTCTCGCCGCAAGCGGAGAGCATCGCGGCGTTCAGCCCCGTCGTCCAGTGGGTGTTCGTCCCGTTCATGGTCATCGCGGGCGTGAACTTCGCGCTGTTCTGGTTCGTGCTCCGCGACGATCCGATGCGGATGTACAAGAACACCGAGTTCCGCATGTACCTCGGGCTGGTGACCGGATTGACAGCCGTTCTCGCGGCCGGCCTGTTCTACGGCGGGGCGCCCGCGACGGCGATCGGCGGGGCCACCGAGGGCGTCGGGGAGAACGCGCTCAGACAGGGGGCCTTTCAGATCGCGTCGCTGATGAACTCGACCGGGTTCGCGACCGCCGACTTCGCGGAGTGGGACACCCAGACCAAGTTCTTCCTCCTGTTCGTGATGTTCATCGGCGGCTCGGCGGGATCGACCGGCGGCGGCATAAAGGTGATCCGGTGGCTCATCGTCGCGAAGGCGCTGTACCGCGAGCTGTACACCACGGCGAACCCGGAGGTCGTCCGTCCCGTCCGGCTCGGAGGAGAGGTCGTCGACGAGGACGTGATCCGCGGTATCTTCGTGTTCACGCTGCTGTATTTCCTCCTGTTCGCGCTCTCGGCCGTCTTCATCGAGATCGATACGAGCCGAGTCGCGGGAGTGTCGCTCACCGGAACGCAGGCGCTCGCCGCGTCGCTCGCCACGATCGGGAACATCGGACCGGGGTTCGGTCCGCTCGGTCCCTTCGGAACCTACGAGTTGCTTCCGAACACGACGAAGCTGCTGATGATCGGCCTCATGTGGATCGGTCGGTTGGAGATCGTTCCGGTGCTCGCGCTGTTCGTCGCCGGATTCGACGACCGGTGA
- a CDS encoding acyl-CoA mutase large subunit family protein: MYDDEELSEIREAHAEWEAETLDPTLDRHGERRDRFATVSNHEVDRLYTPADVADIDYEEDLGFPGEEPYTRGVYPTMHRGRTWTMRQFAGFGTAEETNERFHYLTDEGQTGLSTAFDMPSLMGLDSDDPMSLGEVGREGVAVDTLRDMEVLFDGIDVGEVSTSFTINPSAPVIYAMYVAIADQQGVPREELRGTLQNDMLKEFIAQKEWVIPPEPSLDLVTDTIEFAVEETPKFKPISVSGYHIREAGSTAVQELAFTLADGFAYVEDCLDRGLDVDEFAPQLSFFFNSHNSIFEEVAKFRAARRIYARVMDEWYGAEADAAKQLKFHTQTAGQSLTAQQPLNNVVRVTIQALAGVLGGTQSLHTNSFDEALALPSEQAVRVALRTQQIIAEESGAADIVDPLGGSFAVEALTDEVEAEATAYIEEIKDMGDGSVRDGVLHGIDEGYFHREIQQASYEYQERVDSGDETVVGVNAYEIDPETEPDLLRVDETTRERQLDRLESVKAERDDDAVEAALDDLRAAIDADENVMPAIVTAVKAYATMGEIMAVFEAEHGTYRERIGVA; this comes from the coding sequence ATGTACGACGACGAGGAGCTCTCCGAGATCCGCGAGGCTCACGCCGAGTGGGAGGCGGAGACGCTCGATCCGACCCTCGACCGACACGGCGAGCGGAGAGACCGGTTCGCGACGGTGTCGAACCACGAGGTCGATCGGTTATACACCCCCGCCGACGTGGCCGACATCGACTACGAGGAGGATCTCGGATTCCCGGGCGAGGAGCCGTACACGCGGGGCGTCTACCCGACGATGCACCGCGGACGGACGTGGACGATGCGGCAGTTCGCCGGGTTCGGCACCGCCGAGGAGACGAACGAGCGGTTCCACTATCTGACCGATGAGGGGCAGACCGGGCTCTCGACCGCCTTCGACATGCCCTCGCTGATGGGGCTCGACTCCGACGACCCGATGTCGCTCGGTGAGGTCGGCAGGGAGGGCGTCGCCGTCGACACCCTCCGAGACATGGAGGTGCTGTTCGACGGTATCGACGTAGGCGAGGTCTCGACCTCCTTCACGATCAACCCCAGCGCGCCCGTGATCTACGCGATGTACGTCGCCATCGCGGACCAACAGGGCGTGCCGCGCGAGGAGCTTCGCGGCACCCTCCAAAACGACATGCTCAAGGAGTTCATCGCGCAGAAGGAGTGGGTGATCCCCCCGGAGCCCTCCCTCGATCTCGTGACTGACACCATCGAGTTCGCGGTCGAAGAGACGCCCAAGTTCAAACCCATCTCGGTATCGGGGTATCACATCCGCGAGGCGGGGTCGACGGCGGTTCAAGAACTCGCCTTCACCCTCGCCGACGGGTTCGCGTACGTCGAGGACTGCCTCGATCGCGGGCTCGACGTCGACGAGTTCGCCCCGCAGCTCTCCTTCTTCTTCAACTCGCACAACTCCATCTTCGAGGAGGTGGCGAAGTTCCGCGCCGCCCGCCGGATCTACGCGCGGGTCATGGACGAGTGGTACGGCGCCGAGGCCGACGCCGCCAAACAGCTCAAGTTCCACACCCAGACCGCTGGCCAGTCGCTGACGGCCCAGCAGCCTTTAAATAACGTCGTGCGGGTCACGATTCAGGCGCTGGCGGGCGTGCTCGGTGGCACCCAGAGCCTCCACACCAACTCCTTCGACGAGGCGCTGGCGCTGCCCTCCGAGCAGGCGGTCCGGGTCGCGCTCCGCACCCAGCAGATCATCGCCGAGGAGTCGGGCGCGGCCGACATCGTCGACCCGCTCGGCGGCTCCTTCGCGGTGGAGGCGCTCACCGACGAGGTCGAGGCGGAGGCGACGGCGTACATCGAGGAGATCAAGGACATGGGCGACGGGTCGGTCCGCGACGGGGTCCTCCACGGAATCGACGAGGGGTACTTCCACCGCGAGATCCAGCAGGCCTCCTACGAGTACCAAGAGCGCGTCGACAGCGGTGACGAAACCGTGGTCGGCGTCAACGCCTACGAGATCGACCCGGAGACGGAGCCCGACCTGCTCCGCGTCGACGAGACGACTCGTGAACGCCAGCTCGATCGGCTCGAATCGGTGAAGGCTGAGCGCGACGACGACGCGGTCGAGGCGGCCCTCGACGATCTACGGGCGGCGATCGACGCCGACGAGAACGTGATGCCGGCGATCGTCACGGCGGTGAAAGCGTATGCGACGATGGGCGAGATCATGGCGGTGTTCGAGGCGGAACACGGGACCTACCGCGAGCGGATCGGTGTCGCTTAA